A window of the Hordeum vulgare subsp. vulgare chromosome 5H, MorexV3_pseudomolecules_assembly, whole genome shotgun sequence genome harbors these coding sequences:
- the LOC123452991 gene encoding CASP-like protein 4B3, producing MSFSPASSEPHDAPAAAGSSVPASRSIAERWKMEAAPIRARLLLRAFAWLFSLLALVVMATDVHGRGGAQDFSTYPEYNYCLGMSIIALLYATAQLVRDAHRLSSGRDLVAGRKAAAVVDFAGDQVVAYSLISGLSAAAPVTDYMRQATDNLFNDSAAAAISLAFFAFLAISLSALISGYNLSLEAIV from the exons ATGTCGTTCTCCCCAGCCAGCAGCGAGCCGCACGACGCGCCGGCCGCCGCCGGCAGCAGCGTGCCGGCGTCGAGGTCGATCGCAGAGCGGTGGAAGATGGAGGCGGCGCCGATCCGGGCGCGGCTGCTGCTGCGGGCCTTCGCGTGGCTCTTCTCCCTGCTGGCCCTCGTCGTCATGGCCACCGACGTGCACGGCCGCGGCGGCGCCCAGGACTTCAGCACCTACCCGGAATACAA CTACTGCCTGGGCATGTCGATCATCGCGCTCCTGTACGCCACGGCGCAGCTGGTGCGCGACGCGCACAGGCTCAGCTCCGgccgggacctcgtcgccgggagGAAGGCGGCGGCCGTCGTCGACTTCGCCGGAGATCAG GTGGTGGCCTACTCCCTGATATCGGGCTTGTCCGCGGCGGCGCCGGTGACGGACTACATGCGCCAGGCCACCGACAACCTGTTCAACGACTCCGCCGCGGCCGCCATTAGCCTGGCCTTCTTCGCCTTCTTGGCCATCAGCCTCTCGGCCCTCATCTCTGGGTACAATCTTTCCTTGGAAGCCATTGTTTAG
- the LOC123452990 gene encoding SCAR-like protein 1, protein MIRYQVRNEYGLADPALYAPEEEEDDPEALLEGVAMAGLVGLLRQLGDLAEFAAEIFHDLHEDVMATASRGHGLMLRLQQLEAEFPAVEKAIIAQTDHSNYLHDDGVEWHSNLQLNQNLITIGDMPRFILDSYEECRGPPHLFTLDKFDVAGAGASLKRYSDPSFFKMGQTSNMIEPDYLREKKPRRIKKKAMRRKGETLESLLIANSESQITSSKDRSSRKVPPRTTKLKSRHLRDSYNKTISRICREQLQEVISSQQKILSNYSARNFHAKFRSTDSSEIISSFGELDNFSASAQYFTKHELTKVVPVDESDTLVTASAPINGQDFLEVDDGQFLATQQEHFEMEQICKGSPLQSVQEEKLQLAVDPVYHDDDPCRPDNIGSDQDKFIDTLNTESEGEADHSMKSQKNLSAKMEVDNLNCDGKEAESVLDVQFPELGPAEVLSSGLSNPCNDTEPTRADSFLLSDSSPSAVSDTKDTDSDSDSCKQLSGDNWINDKESCNDVDLMDVSSSSSVTSDENGNFETETNLNGSVQNQEVSILPSNDHAVAIPSSEKQLSQTTSGLDGLASISSDYHEIAYRSAEGGQNKVDDTSTISGQPNDVSHAGGKFEVPHADDSLLHSRIVNQEQLQLPKKQFEECTSLGTAVQETDSKFASLPDMDPVVHMNDLEFNNVAHPAEIYTSTTPTSLYPDGSHKHLDKLDSGVIPIHSSTPDNQLYESDHGKLVEELHCLPDEDLYKHVAEDQEMVVLEKGPCSVWLDAHREDSMQASVVPMHFSDVQVIPECTESVPTSQHDTAAHPSEMLEPSPQVLNDDIKPSLIDAPPASSTAPILGTSMSCMEYHESIETGKNVECGEVLVDAELVEESTTSRFEDDMIPSEEEHGDGAKYTEKSEVLPTNYREENSSHDVPLQSSPFREDIEAGEATCENLGSLEESRGHIYRESMLQTANLPQPIEIGTSGKTLGGSDDILYVPHSHFPEESFCQEELPDETTLIAEEVPCQCNLDKDVTVSSNSNMVGEQLSDVDQDLVRVLSAQDSFGTNPFVDPGYIVSSTDPLPSMSYQPCCSEEEDDFLSELLIQQVNIGAKENLYLLDDSLWEPATPPDEAPLPSEVMTEQDFRSLCHEYHEIDFTAATEGFDCKPSSDSKDITAECSQPELDQVAVCSQPDSQLAECSSAMDIIGETFVPISAMEVPDGGKQAVDSDLRSHESLGDVRNPELDIPSVPVKLEQEQHPLPEVVSDSGIYGSRSGNIIPVKEEQDPGANLLPRALINEKVGELDVHSSNSPVEPVVGARGLDELDGLPSRKPIATQESDGCVLDEPNSQSVPPSSTDKTVDNIDVPPLRIALAAEESENRFTGENVSQIGTSSICEKIDESGAPPSSNVVLVEKEAQVCAPGELDSEIASWFLPNKKIDELDCSPLSGSVLVEDELEHHVLGVPDSQIAPYSSVNDKTVGPGDATSVNDTEVGWETCPSPELDPPVAPCPLSDHNVGKLDVTPSCNVQVEAEDEPYHSPELGTGIAPYSSANNKIDVAGAATSVNDTEVGWETCPSPELDPQFAPCPLSDYIVGKLDETPACNVQVEAENGPYYSPEFDTRISSYSSVNDKIDVPGAATSIHDMEVEEGWEACASPELDSQSALCPMSEDRVGELDGSSSCNVQVEAENASYCSPRIAPGSLNSSALAERSAMASTSVMHSTEENYRVSPVPPHTEPFPSVCSEDPPKLPPLPPLQWRLGRPRLGFLSTKDRVPDPASTTTSILPVSSQDMDNGLVSLDQMEEPIASVSSQDIQERYQNFMVDNSDQRVESGKPSTLQTVNDVTGEHDMPFSEACGNIKHEGHITSSPTEAEEHRNGSGATEHVIKQQDRQQHLLCSDISGTTEHLKSTDPAASEDDKTVDDHNGARNVHLHTASPSTAGHVSKNGSYRQSLHGESLSGTSDKEEHSSNASDEKNLKDQSIISGLPSDTTEHTASHSVLEEGNSQESKLQEKDADNLKGGPSEGQSHTAESMVSEDYPHGDHNLDTESILQPNPLWPSNISKYLDDLGEGGYAHAEQPPVTGWTVGPQMLHPNYGISSEGSRFEPEVTDYRLTRKPVSVRNIPRNPLVDAVAAHDRSTMRKVSELAPATDKPNTNDKNLWLEQIRNKVGELAPTADKPNTNDKNSWLEQIRNKTFDLKPVGSAQPTSMRAPARASSGNLRVAAIIEKANAIRQAVGSDDEDDDNWSDT, encoded by the exons ATGATACGGTACCAGGTGCGGAACGAGTACGGGCTGGCGGATCCGGCGCTGTACGcgcccgaggaggaggaggatgacccGGAGGCGCtgctcgagggcgtcgccatggcCGGCCTCGTCGGCCTGCTCCGCCAGCTCGGGGATCTCGCAGA GTTCGCCGCAGAAATTTTTCATGACCTGCATGAAGATGTAATGGCCACTGCTTCTAGAGGGCATGGTTTGATGCTTAGATTGCAGCAGCTAGAGGCAGAATTTCCTGCAGTTGAGAAGGCAATCATAGCACAGACCGACCATTCAAATTATCTACATGATGATG GTGTTGAGTGgcattcaaatcttcagcttaaTCAGAATTTGATCACGATAGGAGATATGCCTCGTTTCATTTTGGATTCATATGAAGAATGTCGTGGCCCACCACATTTGTTCACATTGGATAA GTTCGATGTTGCTGGTGCTGGGGCCTCCTTAAAACGATATTCAGACCCCTCTTTCTTTAAGATGGGACAGACCTCCAACATGATTGAGCCGGATTACTTAAGAGAGAAGAAGCCCCGTAGGATAAAG AAGAAGGCTATGCGAAGGAAAGGGGAAACACTCGAATCATTGCTTATTGCGAACTCTGA GTCTCAAATTACTTCCTCAAAAGATCGATCTTCTAGAAAAGTTCCACCAAGGACAACAAAACTGAAATCCAGGCATTTACGGGATTCTTATAATAAAACTATAAGCAGAATCTGCAGGGAACAATTGCAAGAAGTAATTTCATCACAACAAAAGATCTTGTCAAACTATTCCGCAAGGAACTTCCATGCAAAATTTAGGTCAACTGACTCAAGTGAAATAATATCTTCATTTGGAGAAttagacaatttcagtgcttccgCTCAGTATTTTACTAAACATGAACTGACGAAGGTTGTTCCGGTAGATGAATCTGATACCTTGGTGACTGCATCTGCACCCATTAATGGACAGGATTTCCTTGAGGTAGATGATGGTCAATTTCTGGCAACACAACAGGAACATTTCGAAATGGAACAAATCTGCAAGGGATCTCCATTGCAGTCAGTGCAGGAAGAGAAACTTCAATTGGCTGTAGATCCTGTTTACCATGACGATGATCCCTGCAGGCCTGATAATATTGGTAGTGATCAAGACAAGTTTATTGACACCCTTAATACTGAATCAGAAGGTGAAGCCGATCATAGCATGAAAAGTCAAAAGAATCTCAGTGCCAAAATGGAAGTGGATAATTTGAACTGTGATGGCAAGGAAGCTGAAAGTGTGCTGGATGTACAGTTTCCAGAACTAGGCCCCGCGGAAGTCCTGTCATCAGGGTTGAGCAATCCATGCAATGACACAGAACCAACCCGTGCAGATTCATTTCTGCTAAGTGACTCTTCTCCTTCTGCAGTGTCAGACACAAAAGATACAGACTCTGATTCAGATTCTTGCAAACAATTGAGCGGTGATAATTGGATCAACGACAAAGAGTCTTGTAATGATGTTGATCTAATGGATGTCAGCTCATCATCCAGTGTAAcctctgatgaaaatggtaacttTGAAACTGAGACTAATCTCAATGGCTCTGTACAAAACCAGGAGGTGTCTATTCTCCCTTCCAATGATCATGCTGTTGCTATCCCTAGTTCTGAAAAACAGTTATCCCAGACAACTAGTGGCTTGGATG GTTTGGCTAGCATTAGCAGTGATTACCATGAAATAGCATATCGCTCAGCGGAGGGTGGCCAAAACAAGGTGGATGATACTTCTACGATATCTGGACAACCCAATGATGTTTCACATGCTGGTGGAAAATTTGAAGTTCCACATGCTGATGATTCTTTACTCCATAGTAGGATAGTCAATCAAGAACAGTTACAGTTGCCCAAGAAACAGTTTGAAGAATGCACATCTCTAGGTACAGCTGTCCAAGAAACAGATAGCAAATTTGCATCACTGCCAGACATGGATCCTGTTGTGCACATGAATGACTTGGAGTTCAACAATGTTGCACATCCTGCAGAAATTTATACGAGTACAACTCCAACTAGTTTGTATCCTGATGGTTCCCACAAGCATCTTGATA AGCTTGATTCAGGAGTTATACCAATTCATTCAAGCACGCCGGATAATCAGTTGTATGAATCAGATCATGGTAAATTGGTTGAGGAATTGCACTGTTTACCAGATGAAGATCTATATAAGCATGTTGCAGAAGATCAAGAAATGGTTGTGCTGGAAAAAGGGCCCTGTTCAGTTTGGCTCGACGCGCACAGAGAAGATTCCATGCAGGCGTCTGTTGTGCCCATGCACTTCTCTGATGTTCAAGTGATCCCAGAATGTACTGAATCTGTACCGACTTCTCAACATGACACGGCAGCTCATCCAAGTGAGATGCTGGAACCATCTCCACAAGTATTGAATGATGATATAAAGCCATCGTTGATAGATGCCCCACCAGCTTCTAGTACTGCCCCTATACTTGGTACCAGCATGTCCTGCATGGAATACCATGAATCAATTGAAACAGGGAAAAATGTGGAGTGCGGTGAAGTTCTAGTTGATGCTGAGCTTGTAGAAGAATCGACTACCAGCAGGTTTGAAGATGACATGATACCTTCTGAAGAGGAGCACGGTGATGGTGCCAAATATACTGAGAAATCAGAGGTTCTGCCAACAAATTATAGGGAGGAAAACTCTAGTCATGATGTACCATTGCAGTCCAGTCCTTTCAGAGAAGACATTGAAGCAGGTGAAGCTACCTGTGAAAACCTTGGATCACTAGAAGAGTCAAGAGGACATATCTATAGAGAAAGTATGTTGCAGACAGCCAATCTTCCACAGCCTATTGAAATAGGAACGTCAGGCAAAACACTGGGTGGCAGTGATGATATTCTATATGTTCCACATTCACATTTTCCAGAAGAATCTTTTTGTCAAGAGGAATTACCAGATGAGACCACTCTAATTGCTGAAGAAGTTCCATGTCAATGTAATTTGGACAAGGATGTTACAGTAAGCTCAAACAGTAACATGGTGGGGGAGCAACTATCAGATGTCGATCAAGACTTGGTGAGGGTGTTATCTGCTCAAGATTCCTTTGGCACAAACCCATTCGTCGATCCTGGGTACATAGTGAGCTCTACTGATCCTTTGCCCAGTATGAGCTATCAACCATGTTgctctgaagaagaagatgattttCTCTCAGAACTTCTAATCCAGCAGGTTAACATTGGAGCAAAAGAGAATCTGTACCTGCTTGATGATTCTCTTTGGGAACCTGCAACTCCACCCGATGAAGCACCATTACCATCAGAAGTCATGACTGAACAGGACTTCAGATCCTTGTGCCATGAATACCATGAGATTGATTTTACTGCTGCCACAGAAGGCTTTGATTGTAAACCATCCTCAGATTCTAAGGATATTACAGCGGAATGTTCTCAGCCGGAATTAGACCAGGTAGCGGTTTGTTCTCAGCCGGATTCTCAGCTTGCTGAATGTTCATCTGCCATGGATATAATAGGCGAAACATTTGTGCCCATATCTGCCATGGAAGTTCCTGATGGCGGGAAACAAGCAGTGGATTCTGACTTGAGATCTCACGAGTCTCTCGGCGATGTGAGAAATCCTGAACTTGATATCCCATCTGTTCCAGTGAAACTAGAGCAGGAACAACATCCCTTGCCTGAGGTTGTTTCGGATAGTGGTATATATGGTTCTCGTTCAGGCAACATTATTCCAGTGAAAGAAGAGCAGGACCCCGGTGCTAACCTTCTTCCACGAGCTTTAATTAATGAAAAGGTAGGTGAACTGGATGTTCACTCGAGTAACTCACCAGTGGAACCGGTGGTAGGAGCACGTGGCTTGGATGAACTAGATGGCCTTCCTTCAAGGAAACCTATTGCAACCCAGGAATCAGACGGTTGTGTCTTGGATGAACCTAACTCTCAATCTGTTCCACCTTCCTCAACGGATAAGACGGTTGACAATATAGATGTCCCTCCTCTGAGGATTGCTCTTGCAGCTGAGGAGTCTGAAAATCGGTTTACAGGTGAAAATGTTTCTCAGATTGGCACATCTTCCATTTGTGAGAAGATTGATGAATCTGGTGCCCCTCCTTCGAGCAATGTTGTTCTTGTGGAAAAGGAGGCACAGGTTTGTGCTCCAGGTGAACTTGATTCTGAAATTGCATCATGGTTTTTGCCTAACAAGAAAATAGACGAACTAGATTGTTCTCCTTTGAGTGGTTCTGTGTTGGTAGAAGACGAGTTGGAACATCATGTCTTAGGTGTTCCTGATTCCCAAATTGCTCCATATTCGTCAGTAAATGACAAGACTGTCGGGCCAGGTGATGCTACATCAGTAAATGATACAGAGGTAGGGTGGGAAACTTGTCCGTCTCCTGAATTGGATCCTCCGGTTGCTCCATGTCCCTTAAGTGATCACAATGTCGGTAAACTAGACGTGACTCCATCATGCAATGTCCAAGTGGAAGCAGAGGATGAACCCTATCACTCACCTGAACTTGGTACTGGAATTGCTCCATATTCTTCAGCAAATAATAAGATTGATGTAGCAGGTGCTGCTACATCAGTAAATGATACAGAGGTAGGATGGGAAACTTGCCCGTCGCCTGAATTGGATCCTCAGTTTGCTCCATGCCCCTTAAGTGATTACATTGTTGGTAAACTAGATGAGACTCCAGCATGTAATGTCCAAGTGGAAGCAGAGAATGGACCCTATTACTCACCTGAATTTGATACCAGAATTTCTTCATATTCTTCAGTAAATGATAAGATTGATGTACCAGGTGCTGCTACATCAATACATGATATGGAGGTAGAGGAAGGGTGGGAAGCATGTGCATCCCCTGAATTGGATTCTCAAAGTGCTCTGTGCCCCATGAGTGAGGACAGGGTTGGTGAACTAGATGGATCTTCGTCATGCAATGTCCAAGTGGAAGCAGAGAATGCGTCCTATTGCTCACCCCGAATTGCACCGGGTTCTTTGAATTCTAGTGCGCTAGCTGAGAGATCAGCAATGGCTTCTACTTCTGTCATGCATAGTACCGAGGAGAACTATCGGGTCTCTCCTGTTCCACCACACACTGAACCGTTTCCAAGTGTATGCAGTGAAGATCCTCCAAAACtaccccctcttcctcctcttcaatgGAGGCTTGGAAGGCCTCGACTGGGATTTCTGAGTACAAAAGACCGTGTGCCTGACCCTGCAAGCACAACAACTTCCATTTTGCCTGTATCGAGCCAAGATATGGATAATGGCCTAGTTTCACTTGACCAAATGGAAGAACCAATAGCGTCAGTTTCCTCTCAAGATATCCAAGAGAGGTATCAGAATTTTATGGTAGACAATAGTGATCAAAGGGTAGAATCTGGAAAACCTTCTACACTTCAAACAGTAAATGATGTCACAGGGGAACATGACATGCCATTTTCAGAGGCTTGTGGGAACATTAAGCATGAGGGGCATATCACTTCATCACCAACGGAGGCTGAAGAACATCGGAATGGCAGTGGGGCCACTGAACATGTAATTAAGCAGCAAGATCGCCAACAGCACCTCTTATGTTCAGATATTTCAGGCACCACTGAGCATCTGAAATCTACCGATCCAGCTGCATCGGAGGATGACAAAACGGTGGATGATCACAATGGTGCACGTAACGTGCATTTACACACAGCGAGCCCTTCAACAGCAGGGCATGTTTCTAAAAATGGTAGTTATCGGCAATCTCTGCACGGGGAATCGTTATCAGGGACTTCAGACAAGGAAGAGCATAGTTCAAATGCATCAGATGAGAAGAATCTGAAAGACCAgtcaatcataagtgggttaCCTTCAGACACAACAGAACATACTGCATCGCACTCAGTGTTAGAAGAAGGCAATAGCCAGGAGAGTAAGTTACAGGAAAAAGATGCGGACAACCTCAAGGGTGGTCCGTCTGAAGGCCAGTCACATACTGCAGAATCAATGGTATCTGAAGATTATCCTCATGGTGATCATAACTTGGACACAGAGAGTATACTTCAGCCAAACCCGTTGTGGCCTAGCAATATAAGTAAATATCTTGATGACCTTGGTGAAGGCGGCTATGCACATGCCGAGCAGCCACCAGTGACGGGATGGACTGTTGGACCTCAGATGCTTCATCCTAATTATGGAATATCATCGGAAGGGAGCCGGTTTGAACCTGAGGTCACAGATTATCGCTTGACCAGAAAGCCAGTTTCAGTGAGAAACATCCCAAGAAATCCACTGGTTGATGCTGTTGCTGCTCATGATCGAAGCACG ATGCGGAAGGTTTCAGAGCTTGCTCCCGCCACAGATAAGCCAAATACCAATGATAAAAACTTGTGGCTTGAGCAGATAAGGAACAAAGTTGGAGAGCTTGCTCCCACCGCAGATAAGCCAAATACCAACGATAAAAACTCGTGGCTTGAGCAGATAAGGAACAAG ACCTTTGACCTGAAACCAGTGGGTTCTGCTCAACCGACATCCATGAGAGCCCCTGCTAGGGCCTCTAGTGGAAACTTGAGAGTTGCTGCAATAATAGAGAAAGCGAATGCCATACGACAG GCGGTGGGaagcgatgacgaagacgacgataattGGAGCGACACATAG